The proteins below come from a single Gossypium raimondii isolate GPD5lz chromosome 2, ASM2569854v1, whole genome shotgun sequence genomic window:
- the LOC105788650 gene encoding uncharacterized protein LOC105788650 has translation MASRSIGCLKQLTNPLRGKASYATSTPPKLKSYSPTADFGYSKDAKPPKKVRGDMVPVYVAIGMIALSTSLGLHTVVQQLKNSPHVRVDKKRRESLPEVEEPDRVLDETDRFIKQSFFRKVAHIQKDDDHFAIDDPTRADVFAVTPTSRAETLRSVGVLDG, from the exons ATGGCATCTAGATCAAtt GGTTGTTTGAAGCAGTTGACGAATCCTTTGCGAGGAAAGGCGAGTTATGCGACCTCAACGCCACCGAAACTGAAATCCTACTCACCAACAGCCGATTTTGGCTACTCTAAAGATGCTAAGCCGCCAAAGAAAGTGAGGGGCGATATGGTGCCGGTGTACGTAGCAATCGGCATGATAGCGCTGTCAACCTCACTGGGCCTTCACACAGTGGTGCAACAGCTGAAGAACTCGCCGCATGTGCGAGTTGACAAGAAGAGAAGAGAGAGTTTACCAGAGGTGGAGGAGCCTGATCGAGTGCTGGATGAAACAGACAGGTTCATCAAGCAGTCGTTTTTCAGGAAAGTTGCCCATATTCAGAAAGATGACGATCACTTCGCCATTGATGATCCAACACGGGCTGACGTGTTTGCTGTCACTCCTACCTCGAGGGCTGAAACTCTGAGATCAGTTGGTGTTCTTGATGGCtaa
- the LOC105788649 gene encoding calcium-dependent mitochondrial ATP-magnesium/phosphate carrier protein 2 — protein sequence MSGAAGQGVEHVGLPKMEAKSKPGCCNPVKKPGPVSMDHVLLALQETKEERDLRIRSLFNFFDAANVGFLDYAQIEKGLSALQIPAEYKYANDLLRVCDANRDGRVDYQEFKRYMDDKELELYRIFQAIDVEHNGCILPEELWDALVKAGIQIDDEELARFVEHVDKDNNGIITFEEWRDFLLLYPHEATIENIYHHWERVCLVDIGEHAVIPQGISKHVKRSKYFIAGGIAGAASRTATAPLDRLKVVLQVQTTRASILPAVKKIWKEDGVLGFFRGNGLNVVKVAPESAIKFYAYEMLKNVIGDSMGNKNGDIGASGRLIAGGVAGAVAQSAIYPMDLVKTRLQTCASEGGRAPNLGKLTKDIWVQEGPRAFYKGLVPSLLGIIPYAGIDLAVYETLKDLSRTYILQDSEPGPLVQLGCGTISGALGATCVYPLQVIRTRLQAQRTTSEAAYKGMSDVFWRTFRNEGCRGFYKGLFPNLLKVVPAASITYLVYEAMKKSLELE from the exons ATGTCTGGGGCAGCAGGGCAGGGTGTGGAGCATGTAGGCTTGCCTAAAATGGAGGCAAAATCCAAACCCGGATGTTGCAACCCGGTCAAAAAACCGGGACCCGTCTCAATGGATCATGTTCTTTTAGCATTACAAGAGACTAAGGAAGAAAGGGATTTAAGGATTCGAagtttgttcaatttttttgatgCAGCTAATGTGGGATTCTTGGATTATGCTCAGATTGAAAAAGGTCTCTCAGCTTTGCAGATTCCGGCTGAGTATAAGTATGCCAACGATCTGTTGAGAGTTTGTGATGCTAACAGAGACGGGCGTGTGGATTATCAAGAGTTTAAGAGGTATATGGATGATAAGGAGCTTGAACTTTATAGGATTTTTCAAGCTATTGATGTGGAACATAATGGGTGCATTTTGCCTGAGGAGCTCTGGGATGCCCTTGTTAAGGCTG GGATTCAAATTGATGATGAGGAGCTTGCTCGATTTGTAGAGCATGTCGATAAGGACAATAATGGAATCATAACATTTGAAGAATGGAGAGATTTCCTTCTACTCTATCCTCATGAAGCTACTATTGAGAACATCTATCATCATTGGGAAAGGGTTTGCCTTGTAGATATCGGAGAGCATGCTGTTATTCCTCAAGGCATCAGTAAACATGTTAAGAGAAGCAAATATTTCATTGCTGGAGGAATAGCAGGAGCAGCATCTCGCACTGCAACTGCTCCTCTCGATCGCTTGAAGGTGGTTTTGCAAGTGCAGACTACACGTGCTAGTATTCTGCCAGCTGTAAAGAAGATATGGAAGGAAGATGGTGTCTTAGGGTTTTTCCGAGGTAATGGATTAAATGTTGTGAAGGTAGCACCTGAAAGTGCTATCAAGTTCTATGCGTATGAAATGTTGAAGAATGTAATAGGGGACAGTATGGGGAACAAGAACGGTGATATAGGTGCCAGTGGGAGACTTATTGCTGGAGGTGTAGCTGGTGCAGTGGCACAATCCGCCATCTACCCAATGGATCTTGTAAAAACTCGGTTACAGACTTGTGCTTCTGAAGGTGGAAGGGCTCCAAATCTGGGGAAATTAACCAAGGATATTTGGGTTCAGGAGGGACCGAGAGCATTTTATAAAGGTCTTGTGCCATCTCTTCTTGGGATTATCCCCTATGCTGGCATTGATCTTGCTGTCTATGAGACCTTGAAAGATTTGTCGAGGACATATATTCTTCAAGATAGTG AACCCGGTCCTCTTGTGCAACTAGGTTGTGGAACAATTTCTGGAGCTTTAGGGGCAACATGCGTTTACCCTTTGCAGGTTATTAGAACAAG ACTGCAAGCTCAACGAACTACATCAGAAGCTGCGTACAAGGGAATGTCTGATGTGTTTTGGAGAACATTTCGGAATGAAGGTTGTAGAGGTTTCTACAAGGGCCTCTTTCCAAATCTTCTCAAAGTTGTACCAGCCGCAAGTATTACATATTTGGTGTACGAGGCTATGAAAAAGAGTCTAGAACTAGAGTAA